DNA from Plasmodium yoelii strain 17X genome assembly, chromosome: 13:
TTATGTTCTCATTATActtattaaaattttgaaGATAAATcagaaaaataattataaaaattttttttataatgtaaaattaaaaaaatataaatattaactaaaataaatattaataaagagGAAAAAGTTATATTTAAAGTGGACATTATAAACAATCTGTTTCACTAGTGTAATTCTGAAACAATTCATTAAAAAGACAATTCATTTTTACTTCTACTAATATATCTgtcttattattattgtatgCAATTTTCTCGATATTGTTTTTCATttctatttatttatttttctttttttgaagtttgtagaaaataaaaaggaataCACAACACAGCATGTAATTTTTAGGGCATTtctaaaaaaacatattaataaatggtaACTAGTtttaaaattacaaaatCATCTCATTTTTAAGGTTAGagtaaaatttattatttttgttatatgTTATAACATTTTGATTATACTATTATGGTTTTgtgaaaaatgaaataacgtgaatttttaaaattataaaaacatgtatacattatataaaaaacgaatccatattatttaaatgaaaaatcgaaaataacaataaaatcatatttttttttcatcttatTAGCAGGACCTATAATATGTTAAAACTCTATCCTCTAATTTTGTTATGTGTTCGTTAAAGAAAAGAATAGtgaaaagaaatatattattttctatctAGATATAATGGCTTTATCATTTATGAAtgaaaacatatatatttatgcacatccataaattaatatttataataaacgaATGAATTGTTTTCATACTTGtacattaaaaattaatcACACAAACATGCAAATGTGTTTTTATTCAATTGTATACGATATTTTTCGAAAATCATCATAGCAAATGTGCATAAGCTATATTACATAtcttactttttttttttttcagattttttttaaatatcctatatcaattttaatagaaaatattttggAGAATAATGAAAAACTAATAGAATTAGATCTGCACAACCACAAATGGTATAATCgtgtattaatagaagatAACAATGAGGTGTTTGATATAGAACAACTTAAAAAATTGCTATATTTTCAATCTAAATTAGATAAACAAATAAGGAAAAAACagaatgaagaaaaaaattcaGAAAATTCAgcaaatttagataaatcagcaaatttagataaatcagcaaatttagataaatcagcaaatttagataaatcagcaaatttagataaatcggcaaatttagataaatcggcaaatttagataaatcagcaaatttagataaatcagaaaatttagataaatcaGAAAATAGTTTTAAGTTTTTTGGTAATGTAGAAAATGACGCAGTTAATAATGAAACCACTAAAACATTCTTTAATGATACTACAAAAAGGGATGATGAAAAAGCTAGTGCTAATAATCAATTGGATGATCATAATCATGATAAAATTTccaaaataaatgatgaaaacTTGACAGAACAAAATCAGAATGTTTCAGGAGATGAAAAAGAAGACAAATCGAAATCCGATCAATCATTgagtaataaaaaatcagATAAGATAATAACCCCCCATGACTTTTCGAATAATTCATCAAATTCAGAAAATAATAGACACGAAAATAATTCAAACGAGAATTATCCATCAAcggaaaataataataaagaaaataataataaagaaaataataataaagaaaataataataaagaaaataataataaagaaaataatactaaagaaaataataataaagcaAATAATAACgagatatataaaaaattcgaATTGCTAAAAAATCATTTTCAGTCTAATGATAATAAGACAATAACCCCAAAAAATGGGGaagaagataaaaatatgattaatAACTCAATGGATAATAGCAATTATAGTTTAAGGAAAAGTGATATAAAAGAATTAATTGGTATTAATGatatagtaaaatatataaaaaatttattaggTATAAAATCTAATATACATGAAAAATTTGAACATGAGAATttaataataaggaattgtAATTACGACTCATTTGGCCCAGAATTTTGTAGTGCTAATGAAGAAGCAAAGCAAAAATTATggaaatatgaaaataaaaaaagttttgcatttttatttatcatattattcactttattttttggactaataatacaaaatattgtttattatattgaaaaaaaagtaaGAAATTCAAAAGATAAATTTAGAAAAGATTTATTAAATACAGCATTTAGGCAAATCTCTTTAATtacaattattaatttaactATATGGGGAATATTGCAATCAAAAGCTGCTGAAACATTGGAtgacattatttttaatgatgtaatagaaaaaaattatagaaatatagaaaaaatcaATACACCGTACATGTGCTttgaatttatataatatattcgtatttatttttattttttagatattGCCTAAACAAAGAAATGTTGATGAAGTTCTTCATAATGTGGAGCCCCTTTTAGAGATAATATTCGAAAAGAtactttttatttccatGAATTTCTTAATATGGtataaatatgattaaaaataaatatgaaatatgCATACACAATTTGTGCATGATTATAATGTTAGAGTTCCCTCCTTTTCTCACAATATAATTTCGGTGCTTCTTGTGAATTCTACATATTTTTGTGTTACACGTATGTATTATTGTTCTTCttgtacatttttatttaatcctatcatattatactatatattttatttttttgaagttattcgttatttataataaatgtcCATTTCGTAACAAGGAGCATATTAAAATGGTTTTCTGAAGCTGATAATTGTGACATTAAAAACGTAATCAAAGACATGAAAGAACGCAGAAAAGGATgtttcaaaaatattttttcttttattaaatataccaGAAATTCTAAATATTTAGCCCACAGGTAATATTTtcatgttaataaaaatggaaagcatatataatttgtttatggCGGAAAGgaatatgtatttattttttaaattttcaattATTCTCTAtatctcttttttttatagatatgatTTTTCTGAAAATGTAGATGCCATAAGTATCCCTGGCTTAGATCCAAATGGATATTACTATTATGAATACATGCGTGCTTGtttgttaaaatataatgtcaaattaataaaaattccaAACAcagttatattatttttagtgTTTGCATGTATTTCTTTGaggtaaatatatttaaacgaTAATCATAAACGTTGTTGCATTCTGGATGTGCATTTCGGTTCGcaattattcatatttatttattttacagGCCATTCTTTAGCATTCGTTTGAAGGAGGAAGTCATTTTCTTAAATTTATTGTCTCTCTTTTGTATTTTAGGATtcgttttattatttatttacgtaaagaaaatgaaaaataataaaattaacatGCATGCTGtaccttatttttttttcctcaaCACATAAATGTGTATCTAGATTAAagcatattaataatattttcatatatatatttatttatatgttatataatgaaattataattttatcaatttcaataataaaataatatttgcattttaacattttatctCAGCTATACAAAATAGACAGAAAATTGTTACCAGGAAAcatatcaaaatatttattaaataaatatcacATTGATATTAGTGACCAAAGCACAAAGGAAATTATTCCTtactataaattattaaaacaacaggtaaataaattaacaaCTCTTATTAAATAgaataatttgtatttttaaattataatatattactattattttttttaatgcagTCACTGCATCCCTCGTCaatcaattattttatttacaaaaCAACATTTCCCAACAAACATGAgcaattgttttttttttggggtAATGGTCCTTCTAtaattaatttcatttttcaagtaatcaaaataataaatacatgTCTATGCTTATAGGAGTGCATTGACTTTTAGTGATTTATTTTTGCATGTGACTATACACATCTTAAATTAAGAAAACaatatacttatacatatatatatatatatatatatatgtttttaggCACtatgtttttgttttttggTAATATTATCATGTtggatatttttattaagagTAGATAATATAACATGGTTTCAATTATATGCGCATGGAAGCGTGTCTATATGCGTGTGTATATTagtatttgtttttatattaaaatatataatttattactaTATAATGATTAGTAAAACTGGTTACCTAATTGACACTAAGTTGTTGGAAAGGGTTAGAAACGCTGAAAGTATTGTGAATAAAATGCATATAGACTATTTGaagaatttgaaaaataGTTCATaagtatttatatatagatatgtTTATTCATTCGTCTTTTTTGCTCTTCAGGTTTGGGAATTTGAAAGAtcagataatataaaaagaatATCCGAATTGATTGATGCTATCAAAATAAAGGTAAATTAATATTACattattctttatatttttcagaATATCCTTTCTCCCTTATaactattaatatatatgggATATACACCTGCGTTTTGTTTTTTGTAGTCCACCTTACACGCCGTGAAAGAAGGAGGTGATTTGTTTTGGAGGCAATTGCTAATAAAATCGAGCACAGTGCCATCAAATATACAAGAAAAAATGTTTAGTATATGGGTGGGATTAGATGAAGAAAATAGAGGCGTTATAAATTCtgataaaattttgaaatttttaaaatcacAAGGAATTAACTTAACCTCAGAAAATGATATTAAGGTAATGCTTCATAAACTTATAGAATTATATGACTAGTCAACatttaaaattgtattaaaagaataaacatatgataaaacaataaatgtaataagaatcatatctataaaaatatatgaagaTTAGTTATACATACTAAAActtatttttcaattttttaggaatttttGGAAGTCTTTgatagaaataataaaaatggattaAATCAGGAGGAATTTTTTGTTCTCATAATCATAGTCAAGCAAATCTTAGTTGAACTTTTGGACATTAACGCTGTTCAagtaaaaagaaaaatattctTATAAAAACATAGAgacaatgaaaataaaagaaaaaatgtcAAAATGCATAAAAGTGTAACGTTTCtcgttttatttattgttttttttttataattttatagtcATTATTCGAAGAGGTGTACGGAATTCCTTGGAATTCTTTGTCATCAATTGATGTTAATAGTTTAAAAAGAATATTATCAGAggtaaaaaggaaaaaatttatttttttcacattttttaacTTTGGATAACTtcctataatattaatgtctatttgtattattcatatttttctatataataatattatacaattttttgtGTTTAACACTTCAGCTAAATTTACATTGGCCacatggaaaaataaaaaatttaatagatTTTGTGTGTGAAAGTAAAAAGAAAACATATGTCAGTGctgaatattttattaagcAGTTAATAAATATCGAAGAAGTCACATTACAGCCCTTTCACGTAATTaatgcataaatatatgtgaATTATGTTAACaccatttataaataaataactatatGAGTATTACACGATGTTCTATTACATATGTATTTTCTTAAAATGAATAAGCAGCATCTGTAGAGAGAATACAACATTATATAGAGAAATATTTATGAGTTCAATAGTTcctttctttttcttttattatattaatacatgtgtgaatatatacttttttttcagAATATGTCagatacaaaataaatataggaTGGCAATAGATTTACTTATATTCCATATTtgatttttaatatatatttttaaaaggaGTTTCCTATTAATTTAAGAAAATGTtagtgtaaaaaaaaatgatagaaTTTCTCATTGTTTTtacaattttctttttttacgTATATTGTTttcgtttttatttatttatatatttagttATTTATTAGGGTTTGtggttatttttattttattgtttattttattattacatttacgacaatgtaatttttatgtgctaatttttttgttattttaacTATCAcatctttttatattttctttttgaaAGTATGCTGAATATATgcgttatatattttttttcattaaactttaggcttaattttttatttttataattatgttgtaattaatattttccttattagtatttttaaaataatagttttttcatttatgttttttaaaattttacatgattttaatgatttctttatatatgaatttttgtTCGATTCCATTCATGCTAATTTGGAtggatttattttatataagaaACTGACACTTATTTacctttttaattttaacattaaataaagtccaatacaaaaaaaataaaatggtgtgtattttataatatgtattttaGTATAGTGAACAAACGTATATGTATATTCTTAATGCATaaagaaaaggaatattGTAGAATATAAAACAGTAAATGGTAACACATATATTAGTGAATAGTGAAATGTAATAAATGTGAAACAAgtatagatatataaattatgtatacattttttcGTATATTATCCTTTGAAGGGGCAACGGTGTAATGTATAGGACATAttttacacatatatattaatcttcgaagaaaaaatataaacatatcataaattttatagaaCTTTTGATGaagtaattaaaaaaaatggtcCTGTACGAATCTTATATAGCCctaaataaacatattaaaaaagatGACGTTAAGAATTTAATGAAAAACTTTCATTTTAtagttaataaatataatggtAATATAATAAGCATTAATGATTTGGGGTGGAGAAAGTTCGCcttttgtataaaaaaacCAAAAGTAGGGACATTCTATTTTGGAAgattttattgtattacCTTTTATTCAAATAGTAAAAGTATCAAAGATTTGAATGAACTATTTCAtagtaatacatatattttaagattTTTAAATgtcaaaatgaaatatagATCGAACTTTTTGGTTGCACCTTTTTCACACATTATTGAATAACACGCGGATTCCATGAGATGTGGTATTCAAATTGGCCATATAGtagtaaaaattatgatatacgAGAAAATAGGAACTacactattatatatataatacatatatatttataactcCAATTGTTtgttccttttttttattaaaagagGCAAATTTCGTGATAAATTTAAGTCAAATGTTAATGgtaaaaattgttaaaaaaatgaaattaaatttaataaacataattaaaaaaaaatatatatagcaaGATTACCAGtaattatgttttaaaaaatagcGATGACACTGATCACTATATGAACAATAATATCTCCCTTTAGACAGAATAGATtcgatattttatacaaGTACAATTATTATGTGAATATATATGCAGTATAGCAATATCAGGATTAGGAAATTATTATAgtataaatattgtttttttttaaaagctagaaagacaaaaataaatttagagATGTACTACAAATATTCAAAGGGAGCATATGATTTATAGACTTTCCAAAAAgggaatattttttattaaataaaaaataaatacataaatatgtGAATTGTGTTAAATTGGCATAATCGTTTTGTTTTAGACTTTATTTAAATCAATATTATGCTTATAATTCATATACGATACATTTTGTTATTTCACTAAGTTTGTACATATATGTGtacatgtttttttatttctctaaaattcataaaatttctttaaaataaaatttataaattcattatttaatacT
Protein-coding regions in this window:
- a CDS encoding mitochondrial ribosomal protein S6-2 precursor, putative, whose amino-acid sequence is MVLYESYIALNKHIKKDDVKNLMKNFHFIVNKYNGNIISINDLGWRKFAFCIKKPKVGTFYFGRFYCITFYSNSKSIKDLNELFHSNTYILRFLNVKMKYRSNFLVAPFSHIIE
- a CDS encoding EF-hand calcium-binding domain-containing protein, putative → MLKLYPLILLCIFFKYPISILIENILENNEKLIELDLHNHKWYNRVLIEDNNEVFDIEQLKKLLYFQSKLDKQIRKKQNEEKNSENSANLDKSANLDKSANLDKSANLDKSANLDKSANLDKSANLDKSANLDKSENLDKSENSFKFFGNVENDAVNNETTKTFFNDTTKRDDEKASANNQLDDHNHDKISKINDENLTEQNQNVSGDEKEDKSKSDQSLSNKKSDKIITPHDFSNNSSNSENNRHENNSNENYPSTENNNKENNNKENNNKENNNKENNNKENNTKENNNKANNNEIYKKFELLKNHFQSNDNKTITPKNGEEDKNMINNSMDNSNYSLRKSDIKELIGINDIVKYIKNLLGIKSNIHEKFEHENLIIRNCNYDSFGPEFCSANEEAKQKLWKYENKKSFAFLFIILFTLFFGLIIQNIVYYIEKKVRNSKDKFRKDLLNTAFRQISLITIINLTIWGILQSKAAETLDDIIFNDILPKQRNVDEVLHNVEPLLEIIFEKILFISMNFLICYSLFIINVHFVTRSILKWFSEADNCDIKNVIKDMKERRKGCFKNIFSFIKYTRNSKYLAHRYDFSENVDAISIPGLDPNGYYYYEYMRACLLKYNVKLIKIPNTVILFLVFACISLRPFFSIRLKEEVIFLNLLSLFCILGFVLLFIYLYKIDRKLLPGNISKYLLNKYHIDISDQSTKEIIPYYKLLKQQSLHPSSINYFIYKTTFPNKHEQLFFFWGNGPSIINFIFQALCFCFLVILSCWIFLLRVDNITWFQLYAHGSVSICVCILVFVFILKYIIYYYIMISKTGYLIDTKLLERVWEFERSDNIKRISELIDAIKIKSTLHAVKEGGDLFWRQLLIKSSTVPSNIQEKMFSIWVGLDEENRGVINSDKILKFLKSQGINLTSENDIKEFLEVFDRNNKNGLNQEEFFVLIIIVKQILVELLDINAVQSLFEEVYGIPWNSLSSIDVNSLKRILSELNLHWPHGKIKNLIDFVCESKKKTYVSAEYFIKQLINIEEVTLQPFHNMSDTK